The Leptospirales bacterium genome has a window encoding:
- the glnA gene encoding type I glutamate--ammonia ligase, with protein sequence MAGIPQDPKELLKWAQAEKVEYVDIRFTDLFGLTHHYTMPLDTISEEAFSYGIGFDGSSVRCWKGIQESDMLNRLDPQSAFIDPFFEKKTLNVFSDIYDPKTEQPYGRDPRSILKRAIAYMKSTGLADTAYFGPEAEFFIFSDVRFDSDKQHGFYHVDSDNARWNMGRDEGPNLGYKMRDKGGYFPVPPNDHYHDLRGEALWLMEQAGIGTEKHHHEVASAGQGEINLKIADALQQADNMIKYKYILKNVARRRGYTVTFMPKPVFGDNGTGMHCHQSLWKDGKNLFAGSGYANMSDFAMNYIGGILSNGPSILAFTNPTTNSYKRLVPGFEAPVNLVYSARNRSASIRIPIAVKGDKARRIEFRTPDASSCVYLAFSAMMMAGIDGVQKEINPGPPADFDLYEATPEQKAQLKAVPASLGEVLNALEGSHEFLSKGDVFEKDLIESYIEYKRGEVTEMQNKRPHPYEFVLYYDC encoded by the coding sequence ATGGCAGGCATCCCACAAGACCCAAAAGAGCTGCTGAAATGGGCCCAGGCGGAAAAAGTCGAGTACGTCGACATTCGCTTCACAGATCTCTTTGGTCTAACCCACCACTATACTATGCCGCTGGACACCATCAGCGAAGAGGCCTTTAGCTACGGCATTGGTTTCGACGGATCCTCCGTCCGCTGCTGGAAAGGTATTCAGGAGTCGGACATGTTGAACCGACTCGATCCCCAATCGGCTTTCATCGATCCGTTCTTCGAAAAGAAGACGCTCAACGTATTCTCGGACATTTACGATCCGAAGACCGAGCAACCGTATGGACGCGATCCGCGCAGTATTTTGAAACGCGCCATCGCTTACATGAAAAGTACCGGCCTGGCCGATACCGCCTACTTCGGTCCGGAAGCGGAGTTCTTCATCTTCAGCGATGTTCGCTTTGATTCCGACAAGCAACACGGGTTCTATCACGTAGATAGCGACAATGCCCGCTGGAACATGGGCCGCGACGAAGGTCCAAACCTCGGCTATAAGATGCGCGACAAGGGCGGCTACTTTCCAGTTCCGCCGAATGACCACTACCATGACCTTCGTGGCGAAGCGCTATGGCTGATGGAACAGGCCGGAATCGGTACCGAGAAGCACCACCATGAAGTGGCCAGCGCCGGCCAGGGCGAGATCAACCTGAAGATCGCCGATGCCCTGCAGCAAGCGGACAACATGATCAAGTATAAGTATATACTTAAGAATGTAGCTCGCCGCCGCGGTTACACTGTAACCTTCATGCCCAAGCCGGTATTTGGCGACAATGGCACCGGCATGCATTGCCACCAATCTTTGTGGAAAGATGGCAAGAACCTGTTTGCAGGTTCCGGCTATGCGAATATGAGCGACTTTGCCATGAACTATATTGGCGGAATCCTCAGCAACGGACCCTCGATCCTGGCCTTTACCAACCCGACAACCAATAGCTACAAGCGTCTGGTCCCGGGCTTTGAAGCGCCGGTGAACCTGGTCTATAGCGCTCGCAACCGTTCGGCTTCGATTCGCATTCCGATTGCTGTGAAGGGCGACAAGGCCCGCCGCATTGAGTTCCGCACTCCGGACGCTTCAAGTTGCGTCTATCTGGCCTTCTCGGCGATGATGATGGCTGGAATTGACGGCGTGCAGAAAGAGATCAACCCCGGCCCGCCGGCCGACTTTGATCTCTATGAGGCCACGCCAGAGCAAAAGGCGCAGTTGAAAGCCGTTCCGGCCAGCCTGGGCGAAGTGCTCAACGCTCTGGAAGGCAGCCATGAGTTCCTGAGTAAAGGCGATGTATTCGAGAAGGATCTGATCGAATCCTACATCGAGTACAAGCGCGGCGAAGTCACAGAGATGCAGAACAAGCGTCCGCATCCCTACGAGTTCGTCCTCTACTACGATTGCTGA
- a CDS encoding aldo/keto reductase, protein MNADIGLGLAALGRPEYMNLGHAQDFAGASSVEDMRRHCWQMLDLAWQAGIRHFDAARSYGRAEEFLAGWLRSSDRPDVLVSSKWGYIYTANWRPQPERHEVKEHNIDNLRRQWNESNAWLGPRLQLYQIHSATLQSGVLEDREILGFLRGLQQNGLRIGLSLSGVEQSETLRRARQIAFDGRPLFDSVQATYNLLETSAGPALAEAHAAGMQVIVKEGLANGRLTSRNQLTEDQNAIEHLRAFATERETGIDAIGLAYVLSQPWVDVALSGAATAMQLRSNLEALQFRHDPELGALASATGQRAEQYWQTRAALPWQ, encoded by the coding sequence GTGAACGCAGACATTGGCCTTGGCCTCGCCGCCCTGGGCCGTCCCGAATATATGAACCTGGGCCACGCGCAAGATTTTGCCGGCGCCAGCAGCGTCGAAGACATGCGCCGCCATTGCTGGCAGATGCTTGACCTGGCCTGGCAGGCTGGCATACGCCACTTTGACGCTGCACGGTCCTATGGCCGGGCTGAAGAATTTCTGGCCGGCTGGCTGCGGAGCTCCGATCGTCCGGACGTCCTGGTTTCTTCGAAGTGGGGTTACATCTACACCGCCAACTGGCGCCCGCAGCCTGAGCGCCACGAAGTCAAAGAACACAACATCGACAATTTGCGGCGGCAGTGGAATGAGAGCAACGCATGGCTGGGACCCCGGCTGCAGCTCTATCAGATTCATTCGGCGACATTGCAAAGCGGCGTTCTTGAAGACCGGGAGATTCTCGGATTTTTGCGCGGGTTGCAGCAGAACGGGCTGCGCATCGGGCTTTCGCTATCTGGCGTCGAACAGAGCGAGACGCTGCGCCGCGCTCGCCAGATTGCTTTTGATGGTCGGCCGCTGTTCGATTCGGTACAGGCGACTTACAATCTGCTTGAGACCTCCGCCGGTCCGGCGCTGGCCGAAGCGCACGCCGCCGGCATGCAGGTGATTGTCAAAGAGGGGCTCGCCAACGGACGCTTAACCTCTCGAAACCAGTTGACCGAGGATCAAAATGCGATAGAGCACCTTCGCGCTTTTGCGACAGAGCGCGAAACAGGCATCGATGCCATCGGTCTGGCCTATGTGCTCAGCCAGCCGTGGGTGGACGTAGCGCTCTCGGGGGCGGCAACTGCGATGCAGCTGCGCTCCAATCTTGAAGCCTTGCAATTTCGCCATGATCCAGAACTTGGCGCGCTGGCTTCCGCGACAGGCCAGCGAGCGGAACAGTACTGGCAAACGCGGGCCGCCTTGCCCTGGCAGTAG
- a CDS encoding ATP-dependent 6-phosphofructokinase, which translates to MEQSELAVRRLGECRYDSPLEIEKFIDEAEGVMLEVALGPDRKPGPLYFENAGPRRKLYFDPARTRAAIVTCGGLCPGLNNVIQSMVRMLRLQYGLPSVLGIRYGYAGLVPDSKHPPGELTLHDVENIHNQGGTILGSSRGHQDVSIMADTLEKNGINILFTVGGDGTLRGAHLLDEELRRRGSSIAVAAVPKTIDNDIAFVSRTFGFSTAVTLAAQVLGGAHAEAKGAPNGIVVVKVMGRDSGFIASYAAIASTEVNFCLIPEAPFRLHGAGGLLEALEARMQRKGHALVVVAEGAGQEHFSDQGADASGNKRYGDIGKLLCEEIAEHFRSAHVPIALKYIDPSYSIRSMPAGAEDAVYCIMLAQNAVHGAMSGRSGFLAGYWNSYFTYVPLEAIHGQRKRVASDGYLWSIVRESTGQPEMR; encoded by the coding sequence ATGGAGCAAAGCGAACTGGCTGTCCGAAGACTTGGCGAATGCCGCTATGATTCTCCGCTGGAAATCGAAAAATTCATCGACGAAGCGGAAGGCGTCATGCTGGAAGTCGCCCTCGGTCCGGATCGCAAGCCAGGTCCCCTGTACTTCGAAAACGCCGGGCCGCGCCGCAAGCTTTACTTCGATCCGGCCAGAACGCGCGCCGCTATCGTGACCTGCGGCGGCTTGTGCCCCGGACTGAACAACGTAATTCAAAGCATGGTGCGCATGCTGCGCCTGCAATACGGGTTGCCGTCGGTTCTTGGCATCCGCTACGGCTACGCCGGTCTGGTTCCGGACAGCAAGCATCCGCCAGGCGAGCTGACGCTGCACGATGTGGAAAACATCCACAATCAAGGCGGCACCATTCTGGGATCCTCGCGCGGCCATCAGGATGTGAGTATCATGGCGGATACTCTGGAGAAAAACGGCATCAATATTCTTTTTACGGTCGGCGGCGATGGAACGCTGCGCGGCGCTCACCTGCTCGATGAAGAACTGCGGCGTCGCGGCTCGTCGATTGCCGTCGCCGCCGTACCCAAGACCATCGACAATGACATCGCCTTTGTCAGTCGCACCTTTGGATTTTCTACGGCAGTCACATTGGCCGCACAGGTGCTGGGCGGCGCCCATGCCGAAGCAAAGGGCGCTCCCAATGGAATCGTGGTAGTCAAGGTAATGGGTCGCGATTCGGGTTTCATTGCCAGCTATGCCGCCATTGCATCGACGGAAGTGAATTTCTGTCTGATTCCCGAAGCGCCCTTTCGACTGCACGGCGCCGGCGGTTTGCTGGAAGCTCTGGAAGCGCGCATGCAACGCAAGGGCCATGCCCTGGTAGTCGTCGCCGAGGGCGCCGGGCAGGAACACTTCAGCGATCAGGGCGCCGATGCTTCCGGCAACAAGCGCTACGGCGATATTGGAAAACTATTGTGCGAGGAAATCGCCGAACACTTTCGCAGCGCGCACGTCCCGATTGCGCTCAAATACATCGATCCAAGCTACAGTATACGCAGCATGCCGGCTGGCGCCGAAGACGCTGTTTACTGCATCATGCTGGCTCAAAACGCGGTTCATGGCGCCATGAGCGGCCGCAGCGGCTTTCTTGCCGGCTACTGGAACTCGTACTTCACGTATGTGCCCTTGGAGGCCATCCATGGCCAGCGCAAGCGCGTGGCCAGCGATGGCTACCTCTGGTCGATTGTGCGTGAAAGCACCGGCCAGCCGGAAATGCGCTGA
- a CDS encoding efflux RND transporter permease subunit, with protein MSFIIEYFLQRSIFVNLCTFLIIVVGGWVAVAMNREAFPNVDFDLVTVATIYPGASPEEVEKLVTNELEDSIKEVDGIEEYRSYSVENRSTLVIKIDPDVSDSQKVIDDIRSAVDRSDDLPADAEKPIITEITTARSPVIEYAMWSEAGAGQRELSYDELRDLAKKLEDRLRLHPGVARIERKGYLDREIQVQLNPDALNRNYLAPLQVVRALAERNVNLPGGDLQLADSELVVRTVGEFETAQEVAQTPVRGNDIGQLVRVADIARVLPGYADPDYLESSMSQRAINLVVIKRQSADIVKLVNDTNAIVAEFRRSAPPQLAMTEINDFSFFVKRRLGVLVTNGLIGLVLVVLSLFFFMGWRTALMVALGIPVAMGMTFLIMRSMGITLNLISMFGLIIVVGILVDDAIVVSENFYSYLERGMPAYEAAIKGTAEVISPVMATVTTTIAAFAPLMFMSGIMGKFIYTIPLVVILALTSSLLECIFFLPSHLYDVNKYSQRSGEVKGEGDWFLRFRERFYEPVLGKLLRHRYKAVLALIGVFFLSLFISYAFGKFKLFPGAIDALHVKITAPNGLSKEATERFVRAVEYEIRKLSDRDLKNYVARAGITQKDANDPFTRRGSNYADIKIYLQPQDDRLTEQSRAVVAILRRRTQWLLNPEALARWREQQQSDQRELQRLGVDYRQIASIQETPPAEFADLAGRLESLEFDEFAGGPPVGKPVAIELSGDDFDTLQRMADEYKEALHQIPGVIDIDDDYLQGKQEIRLHANDRLLAQTGISLQQLALTVNTAFAGAVATTLRKADEEIDIRVRFDQSYRQSLASILKINIVNSGGHLIPLSQIASSTRGLGVRSINHKEGRRLVTVGANLSDNRLNPASVAQRVQVLAAGVPARFPGVEVAFAGENKDTEESMASLGRAMAIALVVIYMILASTFKSLVQPLIIIAAIPFSFIGVGLAFVAHQEPFSFLAFLGVVGLSGVVVNDSIVLIDFANRLKFENPEMSNTDIALRAGSLRLRAVLLTTLTTVLGLLPTAYGIGGKDPFIVPMALSFAYGLIFATILTLGFVPLLYVFVENRKDRFKIWLDHRFAHRKSAAAIPRPWEASLSPEQAGSSLYPLENEEGAGQSAAVRRRRTK; from the coding sequence ATGAGCTTCATCATAGAGTATTTTTTGCAGCGCAGCATCTTTGTTAACCTGTGCACTTTTTTGATCATTGTGGTCGGAGGTTGGGTGGCCGTTGCCATGAACCGCGAGGCCTTTCCCAATGTGGACTTCGATCTGGTTACGGTCGCCACCATTTACCCCGGGGCGTCGCCAGAAGAAGTGGAAAAGCTGGTTACCAACGAGCTGGAAGACAGCATCAAAGAAGTCGATGGCATCGAAGAGTACCGATCCTACTCGGTGGAAAATCGCAGTACGCTGGTCATCAAGATCGATCCCGACGTCAGCGATTCGCAAAAAGTCATTGATGACATACGCAGCGCCGTCGACCGCAGCGACGATTTGCCTGCCGATGCTGAGAAGCCGATCATTACCGAGATCACCACGGCGCGTTCGCCGGTTATTGAGTACGCGATGTGGAGTGAGGCCGGCGCCGGTCAGCGCGAGTTGAGCTATGATGAATTGCGCGATCTGGCCAAGAAGCTGGAGGATCGATTGCGTCTGCACCCCGGCGTGGCTCGCATTGAGCGCAAAGGCTACCTGGATCGCGAGATCCAGGTGCAGCTCAATCCAGACGCTTTAAATCGAAACTACCTGGCGCCGCTGCAGGTGGTTCGCGCCCTTGCTGAGCGCAATGTCAACCTTCCCGGCGGCGATTTGCAGCTGGCCGACTCCGAGCTGGTCGTGCGCACCGTCGGCGAGTTTGAGACGGCGCAGGAGGTTGCGCAAACGCCAGTGCGCGGCAATGATATCGGTCAGCTGGTGCGTGTTGCCGATATTGCGCGGGTGCTGCCAGGCTACGCCGATCCTGACTATCTGGAAAGCTCGATGAGCCAGCGCGCCATCAATCTGGTCGTCATCAAGCGACAGTCGGCGGATATCGTTAAGCTGGTGAACGATACCAACGCAATCGTCGCCGAGTTCCGGCGCTCCGCGCCGCCGCAGCTGGCAATGACCGAAATCAACGATTTCTCCTTCTTTGTGAAGCGTCGCCTGGGCGTGCTGGTAACCAATGGACTGATCGGACTGGTTCTGGTCGTGCTCTCGCTCTTTTTCTTCATGGGCTGGCGCACGGCCTTGATGGTCGCCCTTGGCATCCCCGTAGCAATGGGCATGACCTTTTTGATCATGCGATCGATGGGCATCACGCTGAACTTGATTTCGATGTTTGGCCTGATCATCGTCGTGGGAATCCTGGTGGACGATGCCATCGTAGTCAGCGAGAACTTTTATTCCTATCTGGAGCGGGGAATGCCGGCCTATGAGGCTGCCATCAAAGGCACTGCTGAGGTCATCTCGCCGGTCATGGCGACGGTTACCACAACCATCGCCGCCTTTGCGCCCTTGATGTTCATGTCCGGTATTATGGGCAAGTTCATCTATACCATCCCGCTGGTAGTCATCCTCGCCCTGACTTCCTCCTTGCTCGAGTGCATATTCTTTTTACCTTCGCACCTCTATGACGTGAACAAGTACTCGCAACGCAGCGGCGAGGTGAAAGGGGAAGGCGATTGGTTTTTGCGCTTCAGGGAGCGCTTCTATGAGCCGGTTCTGGGGAAGTTGTTGCGGCACAGGTACAAGGCGGTGCTGGCGCTGATCGGCGTCTTTTTCCTCTCGCTTTTTATATCGTATGCTTTTGGAAAATTTAAGCTCTTCCCTGGCGCCATCGATGCGCTTCATGTCAAGATCACAGCGCCCAACGGCCTTTCCAAAGAGGCTACGGAGCGATTCGTTCGAGCCGTCGAATATGAGATCCGTAAGCTATCGGATCGAGACCTCAAGAACTACGTAGCTCGCGCCGGTATCACCCAGAAGGACGCCAACGATCCTTTTACCAGGCGCGGTTCAAACTACGCCGATATCAAGATCTATCTGCAACCCCAGGACGACCGCCTGACCGAACAGTCTCGCGCGGTCGTTGCCATATTGCGACGCCGCACACAATGGCTGTTGAATCCTGAAGCCCTGGCGCGTTGGCGCGAACAGCAGCAGTCCGACCAACGAGAACTCCAGCGCCTGGGCGTGGACTACCGGCAAATTGCCAGTATTCAGGAGACGCCGCCGGCCGAGTTCGCCGATCTGGCCGGGCGCCTCGAGTCTCTGGAATTTGACGAGTTTGCCGGCGGGCCTCCGGTAGGCAAGCCGGTGGCCATCGAATTGAGCGGCGACGACTTCGATACGCTGCAGCGTATGGCGGATGAGTACAAAGAGGCCCTGCACCAGATTCCGGGCGTGATCGATATCGATGATGATTACCTGCAGGGTAAACAGGAGATTCGACTTCATGCCAACGATCGATTGCTGGCGCAGACCGGAATTTCGCTGCAGCAGCTGGCGCTGACGGTTAACACCGCTTTTGCCGGCGCCGTGGCTACAACACTGCGCAAAGCTGATGAAGAAATTGATATTCGGGTGCGCTTCGACCAGAGCTATCGGCAATCGCTGGCGTCCATTTTGAAAATCAATATTGTCAACAGCGGCGGTCATTTGATTCCGCTTTCCCAAATTGCCAGCTCGACGCGCGGCCTTGGCGTTCGTTCGATCAACCACAAGGAAGGTCGACGTCTGGTCACGGTTGGCGCCAATCTCAGCGACAATCGATTGAATCCGGCCTCCGTCGCTCAGCGCGTGCAAGTATTGGCAGCCGGCGTCCCTGCGCGTTTTCCCGGGGTGGAAGTCGCCTTTGCCGGGGAGAACAAGGATACCGAGGAATCGATGGCCAGTCTTGGACGGGCGATGGCCATCGCTCTGGTTGTCATTTACATGATCCTGGCTTCAACCTTCAAGTCGCTGGTGCAGCCGCTGATTATCATTGCCGCCATTCCATTTTCTTTTATTGGCGTGGGTCTGGCGTTTGTGGCGCATCAGGAACCCTTCAGTTTCCTGGCCTTCCTGGGCGTAGTCGGGTTGTCGGGCGTTGTTGTGAATGACTCGATTGTACTCATTGATTTTGCAAACCGGCTCAAGTTTGAAAATCCGGAAATGAGCAATACGGATATTGCGCTGCGCGCCGGCAGCCTTCGCCTGCGCGCCGTGCTCTTGACTACTCTAACTACGGTGCTTGGACTCCTGCCGACGGCCTATGGCATAGGCGGCAAGGACCCATTTATTGTGCCAATGGCTCTGTCCTTTGCTTATGGTTTGATCTTTGCAACTATCTTGACGCTTGGTTTTGTGCCCTTGCTCTACGTATTTGTTGAGAATCGGAAGGATCGCTTCAAGATCTGGCTGGATCATCGCTTTGCCCATCGCAAAAGCGCTGCTGCCATCCCCAGACCATGGGAAGCCTCGCTCAGTCCGGAGCAGGCGGGATCCAGCCTGTATCCATTGGAGAACGAGGAGGGCGCGGGGCAGTCCGCTGCCGTGCGCCGCCGCCGGACAAAGTAG
- a CDS encoding glycosyltransferase family 39 protein translates to MRSWQFLSEGRATGDILRLLALLSFGVLWLLPGIGGTALLQQGDEAMHIAIIEESLEDGAWLAPQLYGVPNPFKPPLLYWAGMISSAIFGPGLAAARLPSVLAGALTAALIYIMLRRARVSALRSTLFSALYLISLAAVKFSRLALMEAMLTLLLTAGVAALLEYWRHGHSFWLLLAGLLSGVAALLKGPLALVYLDLALLAWTSLHLLRFQIKNGRLYWRGRSAWIETLRVWTLVNGAALFVFGLWMAALAAGNQHGADLLRFFLVVENAGKFSGAAQGEWRIALGLLLYTMPWTPWLAYLLWKSASGRVLHPRQRDGRILLLAAALMVLLHLIPERKGDYYVAPFLPLVWIGAALSTNEALVGRGAWALQATRALAFLLWLVSLVAALWAGLSVQSSIVFALSLFALVLARTLVRYHKSERAPVWSALLAGLAATLAFQFGTLSALERPLIGHNRLARQGAYCVASQNPHDIQKIAIALPEAEIIAYSPVTEQDCLSGGRLLLILREATQPPAGWRKRSEWPIYREQFNEPVWPRLIRDRSAVMDSAVLYQPASSVWQDSRAEPHRVAAGEANP, encoded by the coding sequence ATGCGCAGCTGGCAATTCCTGTCGGAGGGCCGGGCAACGGGGGACATTCTCCGTCTGCTGGCGCTGCTATCATTTGGCGTACTCTGGCTATTGCCGGGCATCGGCGGAACAGCGCTGTTGCAACAGGGCGATGAGGCCATGCACATTGCCATCATCGAGGAAAGCCTCGAAGACGGCGCCTGGCTTGCGCCACAGCTTTATGGCGTTCCAAATCCCTTCAAGCCGCCATTGCTTTACTGGGCCGGCATGATTAGCAGTGCGATCTTTGGACCAGGTCTGGCCGCGGCTCGGCTGCCCTCTGTCCTGGCTGGCGCGCTAACCGCCGCACTGATCTACATCATGCTACGGCGCGCCCGAGTGTCTGCATTGCGTTCTACGCTTTTTTCAGCGCTCTACCTGATCTCGCTGGCGGCCGTTAAGTTTTCCCGCCTGGCGCTGATGGAGGCGATGCTGACGTTGTTGCTGACAGCCGGCGTCGCCGCCCTGCTTGAGTACTGGCGTCATGGCCATTCCTTCTGGCTATTGCTTGCCGGGCTGCTGAGCGGTGTTGCCGCGTTGCTCAAAGGTCCGCTGGCCCTTGTCTATCTGGACCTGGCGCTGCTGGCCTGGACTTCATTGCATTTGCTCCGATTTCAGATCAAGAACGGACGTCTCTACTGGCGCGGCCGATCGGCATGGATCGAGACGCTGCGCGTCTGGACGCTGGTCAATGGCGCAGCGCTGTTCGTTTTTGGACTGTGGATGGCGGCGCTGGCCGCTGGTAATCAGCACGGCGCGGATTTGCTGCGCTTCTTTCTGGTAGTAGAAAACGCAGGGAAATTCTCCGGCGCCGCACAGGGCGAATGGCGCATTGCACTGGGGCTTCTTCTCTACACCATGCCCTGGACGCCCTGGCTGGCTTACCTGCTGTGGAAGAGCGCCTCCGGTCGCGTTCTTCATCCGCGTCAACGCGACGGCCGTATCCTGCTGCTGGCGGCGGCGCTGATGGTACTCTTGCATCTGATTCCGGAGCGCAAGGGCGATTACTACGTCGCTCCCTTTTTGCCGCTGGTCTGGATAGGCGCCGCCTTAAGCACCAACGAGGCCCTGGTCGGGCGGGGGGCCTGGGCGCTGCAGGCAACCAGAGCGCTGGCTTTCCTCCTCTGGCTTGTGTCGCTGGTTGCGGCCCTATGGGCCGGCCTTAGCGTACAATCCTCAATCGTTTTTGCTCTATCGCTCTTCGCCCTGGTCCTGGCCCGGACCCTTGTGCGCTATCACAAAAGCGAGCGTGCGCCAGTGTGGTCGGCGCTGCTTGCGGGGCTGGCAGCCACGCTTGCATTTCAGTTTGGTACGCTTTCGGCGCTGGAGCGTCCGCTGATTGGCCACAACCGCCTTGCACGACAGGGCGCCTACTGTGTTGCCTCGCAAAACCCGCACGACATCCAGAAGATTGCTATCGCCCTGCCCGAAGCGGAAATCATCGCCTACTCGCCGGTAACCGAACAAGATTGCCTGAGCGGCGGACGTCTCTTGCTGATCTTGCGAGAGGCAACGCAACCTCCGGCGGGTTGGCGGAAACGCAGCGAATGGCCAATCTATCGCGAACAATTCAATGAGCCGGTCTGGCCGCGATTGATACGCGATCGGTCGGCAGTGATGGACTCTGCCGTTCTCTATCAGCCGGCTTCATCCGTCTGGCAGGATAGTCGCGCTGAGCCGCACCGCGTTGCCGCAGGAGAGGCCAATCCATGA
- a CDS encoding SDR family oxidoreductase encodes MGPDWIFRDGILKGKVALVTGGATGIGNGIARRLARAGADVVVASRTAEKCVAAADVLQKEFGVRSLGLGLDVRHSAQVNEAFKDAAAKMGGIDILINNAAGNFYWPAEKLRDKLWLAVLEIDLHGTFYCSRAAFKYLKARGGGSIISISSNLQKDGWIGMAPATSAKGGIDALTKTLALEWAPHNIRVNAIAPGPIVTEGVSKAFEMGTDFSEETWKKAVPLQRTGLAEEVGDLAVFMCSPAASWMTGTNVPFDGGEAISPLRAMPSVEQLHAAMNSRRNRDA; translated from the coding sequence ATGGGACCTGACTGGATCTTCCGCGACGGAATTCTGAAGGGCAAGGTCGCGCTGGTAACTGGCGGCGCGACGGGCATCGGCAATGGCATTGCGCGGCGTCTGGCTCGCGCCGGCGCCGATGTCGTCGTCGCCAGTCGGACCGCCGAGAAATGCGTCGCGGCAGCGGATGTGCTGCAGAAGGAATTTGGCGTACGCAGTCTGGGGCTGGGTCTGGATGTGCGTCACTCGGCGCAGGTAAACGAGGCCTTCAAAGATGCGGCTGCAAAGATGGGCGGCATTGATATCCTGATCAACAACGCCGCCGGCAACTTCTACTGGCCTGCCGAAAAGCTGCGCGACAAACTGTGGCTGGCGGTCCTGGAAATCGATCTGCACGGGACCTTCTATTGTTCGCGCGCCGCTTTCAAGTATTTGAAGGCCCGCGGCGGCGGATCGATCATCAGCATCAGTTCCAATTTGCAGAAGGATGGTTGGATCGGCATGGCCCCGGCTACTTCGGCCAAGGGCGGCATTGACGCATTGACCAAGACCCTGGCTCTGGAATGGGCGCCGCATAACATCCGCGTCAACGCCATTGCGCCAGGTCCGATTGTTACAGAGGGCGTCTCCAAGGCCTTTGAGATGGGCACGGACTTCAGCGAGGAAACCTGGAAGAAAGCCGTGCCCCTGCAGCGCACCGGACTGGCCGAGGAAGTCGGCGATCTGGCCGTGTTTATGTGTTCGCCAGCAGCCAGCTGGATGACGGGGACGAATGTTCCCTTTGACGGCGGCGAGGCAATCAGTCCGTTGCGCGCTATGCCAAGCGTCGAGCAACTACACGCGGCGATGAATTCGCGGCGCAATCGCGACGCTTAG
- a CDS encoding citrate synthase, translating to MSESAKLVFQDKEYELPVLRGSEDEVAVDITKLRGQSGIVTIDEGYMNTGGTTSGVTFLDGEKGILRYRGYPIEQLAEKSSFLEVSYLLIYGELPTKQQFEDFRTRVTMHTMIHEDLKRLYDGFPKDSHPMAILSSMICTLSGYYTDSSDPLDPKHREISITRLLAKTPTIAAYSHKKSIGQPMVYPRNALSYVGNFLNMMFSVPATSYEVDPIVERALDLLLILHADHEQNCSTSTVRLVGSSRANLYATIASGVCALWGPLHGGANQAVIEMLERIHSDGGDVSKYLGLAKDKNSTFRLMGFGHRVYKNFDPRARIIKKACDDVLNRLGVHDPLLEIAKKLEEAALNDPYFVERKLYPNVDFYSGIIYRAIGIPTEMFTVMFALGRMPGWLAQWKEMIENPQTKIGRPRQIYTGATSRDYVQLEKR from the coding sequence ATGTCTGAAAGCGCAAAACTGGTATTCCAGGACAAAGAATATGAGCTGCCTGTTCTACGCGGCAGCGAGGACGAAGTCGCAGTTGATATCACCAAGTTGCGCGGCCAATCGGGCATAGTAACCATCGACGAGGGTTACATGAATACCGGGGGCACCACCAGCGGCGTAACCTTTCTGGATGGCGAAAAGGGGATTCTGCGTTACCGGGGCTACCCGATCGAGCAGCTGGCTGAAAAGTCCAGCTTTCTGGAGGTGTCCTATCTGCTGATCTACGGCGAGCTGCCAACCAAGCAGCAATTTGAGGATTTCCGCACCCGCGTGACCATGCACACGATGATCCACGAGGATCTGAAGCGACTTTACGACGGATTTCCCAAGGATTCGCACCCGATGGCAATCCTGTCTTCCATGATTTGCACCCTCTCTGGATATTACACCGATTCTAGCGATCCGCTCGATCCAAAGCATCGTGAAATCTCCATAACGCGTCTGCTGGCAAAAACGCCTACCATCGCTGCCTACTCGCATAAGAAGTCGATCGGCCAGCCCATGGTCTATCCGCGCAACGCCCTCAGCTACGTAGGCAATTTTCTGAACATGATGTTCTCGGTGCCGGCTACTTCCTATGAGGTGGACCCGATTGTCGAGCGCGCCCTTGATTTGCTGTTGATTCTGCACGCCGACCACGAGCAAAACTGTTCTACCTCGACGGTGCGTCTGGTAGGTTCCAGTCGCGCCAATCTCTATGCCACGATAGCCAGCGGCGTCTGCGCCCTGTGGGGGCCGTTGCACGGCGGCGCCAACCAGGCGGTGATCGAGATGCTGGAGCGGATTCATTCCGACGGCGGCGATGTGTCCAAGTATCTGGGACTGGCCAAGGACAAGAATTCGACTTTTCGGTTGATGGGTTTCGGTCACCGCGTTTACAAGAACTTTGATCCCCGCGCTCGAATCATCAAGAAGGCCTGCGACGATGTGCTCAACCGTCTTGGCGTGCATGATCCATTGCTGGAAATCGCCAAGAAATTGGAAGAGGCGGCATTGAACGATCCCTACTTCGTTGAGCGTAAACTCTACCCCAACGTCGACTTCTACTCTGGAATCATCTACCGGGCCATTGGCATCCCTACGGAGATGTTCACCGTCATGTTTGCACTGGGCCGCATGCCCGGGTGGCTGGCGCAATGGAAAGAGATGATTGAAAATCCGCAGACCAAGATCGGTCGTCCGCGGCAGATCTACACCGGCGCAACCTCGCGCGACTATGTCCAGCTGGAGAAGCGCTGA